CAAATGcatcttttccacttgatctgataattttgattaaaaatatgtacagtgtgacaaaattatgtgcgtctgacggtcattcaatccaacaacccacacatctcctccacctccaccacatcCGGCGCCACTGCtcttgcgtctggatcattccagtgcattgctgccattagtgctggtgtatccctgGTTGCCAGATATTTTGCACCCAGGCCATCCCATGCTCCAAACATCCATGGTCTGAAAAGACCTGCTcccatatcccagagcagttacTCTGTGACAACAATCAGTAacgcatgcaaaatcctcatttaaatagggcggtctccaagactttgcacctgttgcaatttgcgcaagcaatcttaataaatcacccgcaaaccacggttcaaccccacacacaaaattctagattgcacatgcAAATTAGgacacacaaattgggatcttagtagatccagccctctGTCTGTAGTGACTCAGAAGCACAACTGGAGTTAGGGTTAAGATCCAGCACTAACAGAAAGTGAGAGTAAGATCCTCTAAAGTCTCTCAGTTTATGTTATAGCCGAATCAGTTTAGCACTGTCATCTTTAGAATCCATGAAGGAACTGAATGTTAAATGATGGATAGATGGCAGCACTAGGTTGTAAGTTATGAGTTAATATGACGTATGTTTTCCACATTAGTGACGCTCTTtctttaatttttgacaaatgTACATATATTccacatatacatgcatatactTTCACATATGTTTTTTACCTCTAAtgaattaatataattttttggtTCTAAAATTGCTTTTAAGTGAAGATGTGATAGTAAATGTTAGTCTCTATATAATGAACTGGTGACCCGTCCAGGATGGAGATAGACTCTAAACCTCTTTGAAACTCCTCAGAGGATTAAACACTTAAAGAAAATTAATGTGAAATTGCATGTTTGTAATCCTCCTCTGTGACATTAAACTGAATATCATTGGGTTGTAGATGAAACAAGACACTGGAAGATGATTTCTTGGGTTTTACAAAACAGTTTTTCATGATTTTATAACAAGTAGGCTAAATGATGAACAGTGAAAATAAAAGTAGTGGTTTAATAGTCGTAGTCCTTGCTAGTTTCAGCCTAGACTAGCTTAGTCAACTCAGAGTTGAGGCTGAAGGCCCATTTATGCTCACTTTATGTGTGTAAATAGGTCTGTCCGCTTCAAACAGTGTAAACGTCACTGCCTTTATACTTCCTCATGTCCATTGCGCTGGACAGTCAATCCATCAGAGGGCACTGCTCAGAATTAACATATTGGCCAAATATCAAGAAGAATAGAGTTTTTTGAGAGAAgtcaagtcaataataacaaacatggcgatgacagaggaggttttactaatgttgatattgagaatgTTAGTTGTCTTAAATATATCAGCAGTTGCTTTTCAAAAAGTTccaccatttctggaaattattatCTTCCAATCTCACCCCCCCAAATTCCCAGAAGACGGACAGAAGCACAGACGTAAAGAACACAGAGGATGACAGAACGCTCCTTTCGTATATGTATGAGTATTTAACGTTGAGCATAAATGGGCCTTTACACTGTGTTTGTTTAACATAAAGGAGTTGTCTGTGCCTGCTGTGCTGTAGGTGGCAATGGTGGAGGTGCAGCTGGAGATGCAGTACAGTTACCCTCGGGTGCTGCTCATCGCCTTCAGTGTGTGCACCACTGTGCTGGTGGCCGTACACCTGTTTGCTCTGCTCATCAGTACCTGCATCCTGCCCAACGTCGAAGCCGTCAGCAACATCCACAACCTCAACTCAGTCAGCGAGTCTCCACACGAGCGCATGCACTACTACATCGAGCTGGCCTGGGGCTTCTCCACTGCTCTGGGCATCCTGCTCTTCTTAGCTGAGGTGGTGCTTCTGTGCTGGATCAAATTCTTGCCTGTGGACTCCAAAAAGCCACTGTCCACAGCGTCACCCCCAGTGGAGCAGCAGTACAGCGGCTGGCAGGCGGCGCTGGCCTCCACTATCATTATGGTCCCAGTGGGTGTCATCTTCGTTGTGTTCACCATTCATTTCTACCGCTCACTGGTGCGTCACAAGACGGAGCGCCACCACCAGGAGATTGAGGAACTGCACAAGATTAAAGTGCAGCTGGATGGCCAAGAGAGAGGTCTGCAGACTGTGTGAGAGCAGGCGGTGGCTTTAAGGACCACTTTATCAAAACCTCACTCtgacatgtgtctgtgtgtgggtttGGATTCACAGTGAGTGTCCAGAACCTCGCTGTGTCATTATTTATTCTTCTTCTAAGGTCACACTGTGGACTGTGCAGTAACCTCGTCTGTCAGATGCCTTACAAAGGACCATGTTTGACAGACTGACAGGAAAAGGGCTATGTTTGTGCCACTCTTATGTTTTATTTGTGCCGCTGGGTTCTGATCACTACGTCCAGTTTTGGATGTGGTTCCAGGTCAAAATGTTCGGATTAGGGAGGCACTGCTTGTGAAATTCTTCTGCTGTTAATAgcaaccatttgttttgtttctgcatatTTGGATTCTGTTATTTATTTCCACTTTTGTGCCAGAGAAACACAGAAATCTTCATTACAGAGTTCAACTGAGGGTGGATTTGGAAAGTTTAATTACAATCACTGTAGTATGGATCAGGAAAAAGCCAAATGATTAGTCAATATTTATCTAACCCTCGCAGTCTGTGTggggacagtgtttttttttttttttttctttaaaggttGCCGTTGTGATATTTACCCTACTTGTATCCAAAAACCCATTGATCTCCCCTTTGTTTCTACTGTGTTtaacagtaggtgtgtttctTTCTTTTGGTCACAGCCTTCTTGAATAATATCAGCAGATCCCACATGTTGGAATGGGAATCTGCTCTTTTTTGGAAAAGTCTGACTTCAGAACATCCAAACAAGATTATGCTGTTTACTTGATACCAAATTCagaatactgtcatcttctgaaTAACTatttgtgtgcatgtaaatgtactcaCTGAGTTTGAATGGGCACAAAT
The Sphaeramia orbicularis chromosome 14, fSphaOr1.1, whole genome shotgun sequence DNA segment above includes these coding regions:
- the orai2 gene encoding protein orai-2, which gives rise to MSSELNVPMGSPAPGVSERTTDGGGMDYRDWVRRSYLELVSSNHHSVQALSWRKLYLSRAKLKASSRTSALLSGFAMVAMVEVQLEMQYSYPRVLLIAFSVCTTVLVAVHLFALLISTCILPNVEAVSNIHNLNSVSESPHERMHYYIELAWGFSTALGILLFLAEVVLLCWIKFLPVDSKKPLSTASPPVEQQYSGWQAALASTIIMVPVGVIFVVFTIHFYRSLVRHKTERHHQEIEELHKIKVQLDGQERGLQTV